The nucleotide sequence CAGGTACAAAATCAGGCTTTTCCTTGTCTTGCCAACCCACTGGTCGACGGGAATTGTACCAGGCGATAGAGCCTATAGACACAGCCCCTAGAAACCCTACAACCAGTGCTGCGACTGCTGCATAAGGAAAGTGTGACTCTGAAAGGCTGCTAGTAGTAGAAAATATGTGGAAAAGTGTTTGCTGTGGAAGCATAAAGGAAATCCTCCTAATTTACAGTGCTGTCGTGAAAGAGACAAGTCAATTTAACAGATACCTTTAGATATTCCGCTCACAGAAGTAAATGTTCACTCCCGATCGCTCTCTGCAAAAGTAGAAACCGAGAACTTGTCTGGGGATGAGGCGACGCAAATAGCTTTATGGATTGCTTGCATACTTGAGTCTTACATACTTGATATCTTACATACTTGATATACTTGGATGAAGCACAATCGTCGGTATCCGATCGGATCAAAGCTCGAGCTACAGAGTCTTACATGTCCATATCTGAAGTTGTCGATGCTGTAACTTACTTAATAATGAATATTTCACTTCGTTCCAATTTCGTTTTTTTGACTACAACTGCAATTTAACATGGCAGCATTGCTTCCAGCGTGTATCGAAAGACAGATAAATCGAAAGACAGATAAATTGATTATCCAATAAGAAGCAATTAGGACTTTCCCGAAATTGGCCTGCGATTTTTAAGTCCGTGATTACACGCAGACTTGCTTGTAGTTAGATTGCAAAACGCCTTCTTTCCCTACAGACGAGACAGCATGTAAGCCATGCTGTGAAAGAGTTTCGGCTTTTTAGGGTCGCATTCGGCGCGGCAAGTAGGGTCGAGTCGCAGCTTAGTTGATGTTTTTCTACCTATCGCGAGATTGCGGCCTAACTAAATTCTATCTTTAGGTGGGTGTAAGCTATGAAGTCAATGCTTTCATCAATGAT is from Synechococcus sp. PCC 7336 and encodes:
- the psb35 gene encoding photosystem II assembly protein Psb35 translates to MLPQQTLFHIFSTTSSLSESHFPYAAVAALVVGFLGAVSIGSIAWYNSRRPVGWQDKEKPDFVPDVKQ